The Magallana gigas chromosome 6, xbMagGiga1.1, whole genome shotgun sequence genome includes the window AATAACTGGTTAAACTTTATTGCTATAGCAATAATATCTGTGCATATGAACAATCATCAGAACTGTTCTGTAGATCTGAACTGCATTGACACTTTAATGCAACCgtttattttacatgttttacaatttacatGTTTTGTAGTCAGTGTTTatgcatgtgtacatgtatttacctcATGTGCTAAGGGAAGGTTCAGATATTTTATTGCAACACTTTATTGCATAATAGCTACAGGTATTTAGCATTCTATTGTTTGTAAGTGCAGTCTTACTCTCTGTGTTACAAATATGTCGGACGACGGGACGCCTTATACAGatgcattttcatttatttctccCGAATCAAGGAACGAAGCGAACACAGATCACGACAAAGAAAATACTGAAGAAACCTCTGAAGGAGCTGCCAAGGACTCTGAACAAGCAAACCAGACCTACACATTAAGGCCGCGTGATCGCAAGATGACCCCGAAAGGTTTAGATTGGCAAGTCGATAAGATATGCTCAGACTTTAAGCTTCATGTTTCAAGATGGCGGAAGTGTGCCTCTTCTATTGAAATTCTTATCTCGGATTCGAGTGATACCAAGCACATTAGACGAGAAAGAGACATTCTTATGAACATTATGACTACTCTAAGTGAAATTTATGATAGGCTGAAACAAACACTTACCAATGAAGAAGATGTGAAGTACAGAGACTTATTAGATCAGTATCAGGGAAGATTAGAGATTACTTCTGGAGATAATCATACATTAATGAGAGACATCTCAAACTGTTTAAGAGAACTAGAGTGTGACTCGGTTTCCAGGGCTTCGAGTAGATCACACAACAGTCGTACATCAAGGTCATCGAGGCATTCCAATACGTCCCGGGGTTCTAGAGAGTCGATAGATACAGTCATAGAGGCAGCGGCCCTGAAGACAAAACTGAAGTATATTGACACGGAGGCAAAACACAAAGCAGACCTTGAAAGGATCAGAGTCCAGAAAGAGCTTGATATAGCCCAGGCTAAGTTAGAAGCACTTGAGACTTTGGAGGATACTGGACCATTCTTATACAGTGACTTTAAACATTCCGTCCCGGAGCTTGACTCCAAGGAGCATGTTaaaagatttattgatactCAGGTCAGGCCAGAAGAGGATAAGGCCAAGATAGAACCAGTGTCTCAAGCGCCTCCAATTCTGCATAGGAACCTCATGCTGCCTACGTTCACTTCTCCACAAACACGGCAGGAAAATGTTGCCACCAGTAATGCATCAAGAGTTCCGCTAAGCAACGTAGACTTGCAGTCACTTAGTAATCCTACACCGCCTAGTAGTGGTCTTAGACCTACGGAGCAAGGCTTATTAGATCTGGCTACTTCACTAGCGAAGCAAGTTAGTCTAGGTCGTTTACCTCCTCCTGAACCTACAATTTTCCTAGGAGATCCTTTGAAGTACCCTAGCTGGAAGGCATCATTTCAGACACTCATAGAACAACGTCAGATTCCAGCATCAGAAAGGATTCATTACTTAAAGAAGTATCTGGGTGGATCAGTTAAAGATGTTGTAGAAAACTATTTTCTACTGTCGACAGATGATGCATATGAGGAGGCGAAAGGACTATTAGAACAAAGATATGGTAATGCGTTTGTTGTTGCCAATGCATTCCGAGACAAACTGGAGAAATGGCCGAAGGTAGGACCAAGAGATGGTGTTGGGCTGCAGAGATTCGGCGACTTTCTCAAACAGTGCTACACAGCTATGCAGAGCATTGGGAGCTTAAACATCCTCAACGACGAGAGAGAAAACAGACGATTACTAAGCAAACTACCAGACTGGCTAGTAACAAGATGGGGTAGAATTGCCACTCAATACAAAGAAGAGAGGATGGAATTTCCTCCATTTAAGAACTTCATGGACTTCATAGTTAAAGAAGCTAAGATTGCAACAGATCCTATAACCTCGATAGAGTCTGTGAAGAAGTCCGAACTCGCCCATACAGAGCCGAGTAAACCACGACCTGATTTCAAGGCACGACAGCGAGGTACAGCTGACTATGGGAAACGGTCTTTCCTGACAGATGTTGATGAGGATCAGGTTGCAAATGTGAATGTTGCAAATAGGAGTGACAGAAGAAGAAATTGTGTTTTGTGTGAAGGAAATCATGAACTAGATGACTGTAAACAGTTCTTAACGAAGAGTTTGGAAGGAAGAAAACAGTATGCGAAACAGAAAGGTCTTTGTTTTGGATGTTTACATGCGGGTCATTTATCAAGGAAGTGTCGTCAGAGAAAAAGATGCAGAACTTGTTTCAAGTTCCACCCGTCATCCTTACATGGGGACGTATATCAACGAGGACAGCACCAGATGGTGGAGGATATTAAGACAGTAGTGTCAAAGGAGAGTTCATCAGGAACAACACTCATGAATCACTCTGGAGCATCTAGTAAAAGTACCATGATACTTCCAGTGTATGTTTCACATAAAGAGAACCCAGATAGAGAGAGGTTAGTTTATGCACTACTCGACACACAGTCGGATACCACCTTTATTCTAGACAAGACTTCAAAGGCCCTTGGACTTGAAGGAAAACCTGTGAAGCTCATGCTTTCTACCATGTATGCAGAGAATAAAGCTGTAGATAGTTGTAAGATTGGAGGACTTCTTGTGCGTGGTTTCAACAGTGAACATAGGATACCATTACCGGAAACGTACACAAGAGAGATCATGCCTGCCAACAGATCTCATATTCCGACACCGGAAATTGCAAGAAGATGGCCTCACTTGGAGGTTATTGCAGATGAACTTCTACCTCTTGCTGATTGCGAGGTTGGATTACTTATTGGCTACAACTGCGTGAAGGCTTTGACGCCTAGAGATGTTATCGTTCCATCCGTAGACGGACCTTATGGTCAACGCACTGACTTGGGGTGGAGTGTAATAGGCATAGTAGAGAATGACTGTTCAACGGAATGGGATGAGGACCCCATAGGAATTAGTCATCGTATTGTTGCGTGCGATGTGCCTACAGAACTTTGCAGATCTGAAGTTTCAAGACCAGACCATGTTGTATTTTCCTTAAGGAACAAGATAAAGGAAGTAATCAACCCTGAAGAGGTAGTTAGGATGCTTGAAGTGGACTTTAGCGAGAACTCAAATAGTTCTAAACACATTTCCTATGAAGACAGAAAATTTCTGGATGCCATGGAAAAGGGGATTCATAAGCTAGATGGGCATTATGAAATGCCATTACCTTTCCGAGAAGCTATGCCATACCTGAGCAATAATAGAGACATGGCATTACAGCGACTGCAACATTTGCGGAACCGATTTGCAAAGGATGCACAGTATTGCGAGCATTACATTTCCTTCATGAGAGAATTGATTTTGAAGGGTTTTGCAGAGAGAGTACCGGAAAAGGAAATCAACGTTGATAGTGGACAAGCATGGTACATTCCACACCATGGTGTGTATCATCCGCAAAAACCAGGAAAGTTGCGTGTAGTCTTTGATTGCAGTGCGAAGTATATGGGCCAGTCATTAAATGACCATCTGCTACAAGGACCTGATATGATGAATATGCTTGTAGGAGTTTTGTGTCGTTTCCGCAAAGAGCCTGTTGCCTTTGTTTGCGATATTGAGCAGATGTTTCACCAGTTCAAGGTGAATGTGGAGCACAGAAATTATCTACGATTCCTGTGGTGGGATGACGGCAATTTCAGTAAGGATCCTACTACTTACCGGATGACGGTACACCTGTTTGGAGCAGTGTCCTCCCCAGGATGCGCCAACTTTGGCCTGAGACAAGCTGCTACTGATGGAGAACTTCAGTTTGGATCTGATGTTGCGAACTTTATCAAACGAGACTTCTATGTTGATGACGGACTGAAGTCGGTCGCTACTCCAGAGGAAGCCATTAGCCTTATAGAGAGAAGCAAAGAGTTATGCTGTGGAAGTGGTTTGAGATTACACAAATTCCTCTCAAACTCGAAGGAAGTTTTGGAGAGCATTTCAGCTGACGATAGGGCAAAGGGACTAGCAGGTATTGACATACATCAGGACAAACTTCCCATTGAGAGAACTCTAGGTATCCAGTGGTGTATTCAGACAGATGCATTCCAGTTCAAGATTACCCCGAAGGACCGTCCCCTTACTAGACGAGGTGTTCTTTCGACGTTAAGTTCCGTATACGATCCACTTGGATTCATTGCGCCTTTTGTCCTAGTTGGGAAACAAATCTTGCAGGAAATGTGTAGAAACCAAACAGATTGGGATAGTCCTCTACCAGAGAACTTGCGACCCAGATGGAGATGTTGGAGGGATGATCTCGAGAAGCTTGGTTCCTTGGAAATCAAGAGATGTCTGAAACCTGAGAACTTTGGAGATGTCGTAGTGGCCGAACTACACCATTTCTCAGATGCAAGCACTATTGGTTATGGCCAGTGCTCATATCTACGTCTTATAGATGACAAGCAACAAGTACATTGCTCTTTAGTTATGGCCAAATCCAGAGTCACGCCACTGAAGCAAGTTACTGTACCTCGTTTGGAACTTACTGCTGCTCTCGTTTCTGTTAAAGTCAGCTCCCAACTTCTAGAAGAGCTCGAAATTAGCAATGTCGTTGAATGGTTCTGGACAGATAGTACTGTTGTCCTTGGATACATTGCTAATGATTCTCGGCGTTTTCACGTTTTTGTCGCCAACAGACTTCAACAGATTCGTGACCGCACGGAACCCTATCAGTGGAATTACATCAGTTCAGCAGAGAACCCAGCAGACATAGCATCACGTGGAATTACAGCTGCTGAGTTACGAAACAGGAAGGAATGGTTCAGAGGACCCAATTTTCTATGGGAGTCCAGTTTACCATTTTCTGGTCAACCTGTTAGCAAGCCAAGTATATCAGAGGACGATCCTGAGGTTAAGCGTTGCCAGGTGTTTGAGACGAAGGTGGAACCTACTGAATATACGTCACTAATTGACTATTTAGAACGTTGTTCTGATTGGAATCGTGCCAAGAGACTCATAGCAAACTGTCTTAAGTTCAAGAGGTTGCTTAGAAAGATTCCTTGTCAGAAGGCAACAGATGCAGTGCCTTCAAAGGAGCAAGGATTGCCTGTAGCTTTATTAGAGGAAGCAGAATTGGCCATTGTGAGATTAGTCCAGAAAGAGGCCTTTAGTGAAGAATTGAAAATTCTGAACAACACCAAGGGATGTGAAGATGTTAACAGAAAGAAGTCTGTTCGAAAAACATCCTCCCTTTACCGACTCGATCCATTTCTGGATAATAATGATGTTTTACGAGTTGGGGGTCGTTTGCAGAAGGGAGAATTTACGTCTTATGTTAAGCACCCAATCATTTTACCAAGGAAGTCGCATGTTACAAGGCTTATCATCAGACACTTTCATGAACGCAGCAGACACCAAGGACGAAGTATCACAACCAATGAGATTAGATCAAATGGTTATTGGATTATTGGCTGCAGTTCTGCTGTGTACAGTCTCATTTCAAGATGCGTGAAATGTCGTAAACGTCGCAGTCAAACACTGGATCAGAAAATGAGCGACCTACCTGCTGACAGACTTGCAGCAGAGGCACCCTTTACGTACAGTGGGGTAGACTTCTTCGGACCATTCTACATCAAAGAAGGGAGAAAAGAATTGAAGAGATATGGAGTTTTGTTCACATGTATGTCTTCAAGAGCGGTGCATCTAGAGACCGCAAACTCTCTCGACACCAGTTCATTTATCAATGCTCTGCGCAGATTTCTGTCGATACGTGGACCAGTAAAACAATTGAGATCAGATAGAGGTACTAACTTTGTCGGGGCTGAGAGAGAACTCAGAGAATCTCTAGAAGAACTAGACGACAGTCGCCTGAAGCAGTTTCTAACAGCAGAAGGATGTGATTatatcagttttaaaatgaacattcCGTCAGCGAGTCATATGGGCGGAGTTTGGGAAAGGCAGATCAGGACAGTTCGCAATGTGCTTTCTTCTCTCTTGCAGGACTTTGGATCTCAGTTGGATGATGAGGGTCTTAGAACCCTTTTCTGCGAAGCTATGGCTATTGTCAACAGTCGTCCACTTACCATCTCGAACTTGCATGATCCGTTTGCCCCTGAACCAATCACACCTAACCACCTTCTGACCATGAAGTCTAAGGTTGTCTTACCACCACCTGGTGAGTTCCAGACGCCAGATTTGTATTGCCGTAGGAGATGGCGCCGCATACAATACTTGGCCAATGAATTCTGGACACGTTGGAGAAAGGAATATGTTCAGATTCTTCAGACGCGTACAAAGTGGTCGTCAACAAGAAGGAATATCCAAATTGGAGATGTCGTTATAGTGAAGGATGATAACTTGCCCCGGAATCAGTGGCATCTTGGTCGTGTCATAGATACATATGCAAGCGAGGATGGGTTGGTCCGTAGTGTTAGATTAGCTATCGGAGACAGCAATCTGGACAAGAAAGGCAAGAGGAACGGTCAGCTTTCAACACTTGAAAGACCTATTCACAAGTTAGTCTTGTTGTTGGAGAACGAGACCGGGGAAGACCCCACCGAGGAGCCATATTAGGAACCTATTTGAGTGTTTCTTTATGGACATTTTATTAGTTGTGAGattgtatatatgttaaaattagTTATTCACTAATTTGGGGAGCCATGTTACGCCCGTACAGGCTACCATAGGTAGAACTCTTTTGTCAAGTGAGGTAATTTTATATCTTGTTACATTATTCTGTTTATTTGGCGGTAAGCACATGGTGCAGCAAAGTCAGGAAAACCCTCATATATTACGAAAATAAGGCACAAGGaggtaaatacatttatattttgtgtaaagATCATTTGCTTATTccaatattaattttcaatacaaGTATATTGAATTCTGTGTAATTGTTTACAGTTTCACGGTGAAGTTTGGTACTGTTTGTGACTGCGGCGGGAATACCCgtatttttgttctacattaaaCTTCATCAGTCAAAACCAAGTCAACCTTGTTTTATCTACGAGAGGGTCGATCCATAACCGCACATCTCTGCCGTAACACCCCTAACAATGGCTTTTTTCGGAGGGTATAGCGAGATAGTTTTACTACAGGTTATAATGGCTAAAAGAGTATGTACCCTCTCTAGTACCAGTATTTCATTAATCATAATGGTGGTGGGGCGAAATGTAATATAGTCAGTAGAAGCCAATAATCATAAggcaaaaaaattcaaagatgaACAGGTATCGAAACCAAAGGAGTAAGTCCGCACTTTACTGGAGGGGTCGACACTCAAGGTTGCGAAGAAGAATCTTAAACAGAATGCAGACTATCAGAAAAAGTATCATAGCCAATATAAAATTCTTTGAGGAGGGCCAAGAAAAGTGGTTATAAGATGCATTAAAGAAAGTAATGGAGTGCAGTATGTGGTTAAGGCATACGGGTCTTTTTAACATGCAAGTAGAAAGACCCTTATGTCATAACCACAATTATAGACGATATCACTTTCTTggtaaaataaatctaaaaatcaaagtattgcGGTGTACCGTGATGACAGACTAAGGCACACCCACGTGTATGCAGTTAGTCTATATCTAAAATTTCGAGACGAGACTTATTGCCACagatgtattattttttatgcatttagtAATTGGAACCAGCGAAGGGAGGTGATAGGAGTGCACAGTCATGGTCTGCACCAATGGGTATTGGGAGGTGACGGAGTAGACTATATGGCTAATGTTCAAGTGATGACAAAGGCGACGGGCGTTGACATCATATGGCCCTTACTGGGTCAACATCTATATGAACTAGGCCAATGCATCTTGGGAGTGTGATCTTTTTCTGTGTTGTATGAATAGAAAATTCTCGTTTTGTGTTGcttttgtattattattctttattaGTCATTTTACTTTAGTGACTTCAAATCGTCGACTATTTTTTGAGTGTATGCTACTCTCTTGTTGATCGCATCAACACTTGGACCCCTTGTTCTTCCATACATATATAATGTAGTTTACCATCCTAAGCCCAAGTTCTAACATAAAGGTACTCTGTAACCTCATAAACAACAAATATTGACAAATGTTATCCTCCAGATATTATATCTGAAGTTTCACCCCTCTCAAAATCATCCTTTCATGAgactaaaataattttgtttgattacCAATGCGTTCCAAGATATTATGACTTTCCTTAAAGAAAACTGTGTCCTCCCAATGGATGTCATTCTTTTGCAGATAGGAAGACATGTAACCTCCGCTTTGACAAAGGATTTGACAAAGGACGAAAACTTAAGAAGCATTTGTTCCGGCTCCTCACTGTGCCATGAAGATTGTGTGTCTTTTCTGCACCACCAGGGATGCCACTTGTAGTAAGCATGCGCACCTTAAGTCATGTGCTGCAACGTTACTATGAAGTTACAGTACCTATCAATGTTCTTCTGGACCATCTCTATTCGGAGAAATGTGTTTGGATTGCCTGTCAGCCTGTCCTATATCGATCCTTAGTGGGTCCAACTAAAGGAAaccaaaaaaacttaaataaagcTTGGATTTTTCTCCTTGACtggaccaaaaaaaaatgttttcaatctAAAGTGGTCCAGATAAGAGTGGCTGGAGAAATGGGAGACCCAGGCGTTATATTTCAGAGGGGAGTCACCTGTCCAGTACAGCCAAGGGTCCCCGGGACTTATCAACATCCTCTCCGTTTCATTTGTCCCCGACAACATGTTGGCAGTGCTGCAGAAGCTAGATCAGCTCTTCTTACCGCGTAGAAATGTTCAACAGCATATTGCTCGATCCTTAGGCCAGCATATCAATAACGATAGCAGTTATAAATCAACTTTACCATACCACCTAACCCCCTCTGAATTTACGAAACTGTATGTTTAGTATAATACTTACTGAACGATGCACTTTAGTAATCAAAATAAGAATACTGTCGCGAAACACTAACCAGGCTCGTTATTTCATACTATTTTGTAGTTCACTCGCAAAGTTTTCCTAATGCACTCGCCACCAATCGCCTGTTTTCGTATAGTATTTGCAACAAATCGAACCATTCCTATTCATTAGGATGACACTCTGGGAAGACTAGAGAAACAATCGCAGAAACACATAGAATACTCGGGTTAGATCGTTGGATATTtttaacaggatgattttatagtcaatTCACGTgttcagcattgcagttctcaaaaagatcctaaagcattgtttatatatgggatataaaccttcatcaaactttgaacccgtTGTGAGGCCCAGgaatcgtccaggggccaaagtctaacCAGTTTTAAAGCATCCGCAGTATGTCAAAATAACTGCATATACattaagtaaaaatatatattataatacattttagtttttgtgaatatttaaaaagttttcctttgtaaaa containing:
- the LOC117690028 gene encoding uncharacterized protein: MSDDGTPYTDAFSFISPESRNEANTDHDKENTEETSEGAAKDSEQANQTYTLRPRDRKMTPKGLDWQVDKICSDFKLHVSRWRKCASSIEILISDSSDTKHIRRERDILMNIMTTLSEIYDRLKQTLTNEEDVKYRDLLDQYQGRLEITSGDNHTLMRDISNCLRELECDSVSRASSRSHNSRTSRSSRHSNTSRGSRESIDTVIEAAALKTKLKYIDTEAKHKADLERIRVQKELDIAQAKLEALETLEDTGPFLYSDFKHSVPELDSKEHVKRFIDTQVRPEEDKAKIEPVSQAPPILHRNLMLPTFTSPQTRQENVATSNASRVPLSNVDLQSLSNPTPPSSGLRPTEQGLLDLATSLAKQVSLGRLPPPEPTIFLGDPLKYPSWKASFQTLIEQRQIPASERIHYLKKYLGGSVKDVVENYFLLSTDDAYEEAKGLLEQRYGNAFVVANAFRDKLEKWPKVGPRDGVGLQRFGDFLKQCYTAMQSIGSLNILNDERENRRLLSKLPDWLVTRWGRIATQYKEERMEFPPFKNFMDFIVKEAKIATDPITSIESVKKSELAHTEPSKPRPDFKARQRGTADYGKRSFLTDVDEDQVANVNVANRSDRRRNCVLCEGNHELDDCKQFLTKSLEGRKQYAKQKGLCFGCLHAGHLSRKCRQRKRCRTCFKFHPSSLHGDVYQRGQHQMVEDIKTVVSKESSSGTTLMNHSGASSKSTMILPVYVSHKENPDRERLVYALLDTQSDTTFILDKTSKALGLEGKPVKLMLSTMYAENKAVDSCKIGGLLVRGFNSEHRIPLPETYTREIMPANRSHIPTPEIARRWPHLEVIADELLPLADCEVGLLIGYNCVKALTPRDVIVPSVDGPYGQRTDLGWSVIGIVENDCSTEWDEDPIGISHRIVACDVPTELCRSEVSRPDHVVFSLRNKIKEVINPEEVVRMLEVDFSENSNSSKHISYEDRKFLDAMEKGIHKLDGHYEMPLPFREAMPYLSNNRDMALQRLQHLRNRFAKDAQYCEHYISFMRELILKGFAERVPEKEINVDSGQAWYIPHHGVYHPQKPGKLRVVFDCSAKYMGQSLNDHLLQGPDMMNMLVGVLCRFRKEPVAFVCDIEQMFHQFKVNVEHRNYLRFLWWDDGNFSKDPTTYRMTVHLFGAVSSPGCANFGLRQAATDGELQFGSDVANFIKRDFYVDDGLKSVATPEEAISLIERSKELCCGSGLRLHKFLSNSKEVLESISADDRAKGLAGIDIHQDKLPIERTLGIQWCIQTDAFQFKITPKDRPLTRRGVLSTLSSVYDPLGFIAPFVLVGKQILQEMCRNQTDWDSPLPENLRPRWRCWRDDLEKLGSLEIKRCLKPENFGDVVVAELHHFSDASTIGYGQCSYLRLIDDKQQVHCSLVMAKSRVTPLKQVTVPRLELTAALVSVKVSSQLLEELEISNVVEWFWTDSTVVLGYIANDSRRFHVFVANRLQQIRDRTEPYQWNYISSAENPADIASRGITAAELRNRKEWFRGPNFLWESSLPFSGQPVSKPSISEDDPEVKRCQVFETKVEPTEYTSLIDYLERCSDWNRAKRLIANCLKFKRLLRKIPCQKATDAVPSKEQGLPVALLEEAELAIVRLVQKEAFSEELKILNNTKGCEDVNRKKSVRKTSSLYRLDPFLDNNDVLRVGGRLQKGEFTSYVKHPIILPRKSHVTRLIIRHFHERSRHQGRSITTNEIRSNGYWIIGCSSAVYSLISRCVKCRKRRSQTLDQKMSDLPADRLAAEAPFTYSGVDFFGPFYIKEGRKELKRYGVLFTCMSSRAVHLETANSLDTSSFINALRRFLSIRGPVKQLRSDRGTNFVGAERELRESLEELDDSRLKQFLTAEGCDYISFKMNIPSASHMGGVWERQIRTVRNVLSSLLQDFGSQLDDEGLRTLFCEAMAIVNSRPLTISNLHDPFAPEPITPNHLLTMKSKVVLPPPGEFQTPDLYCRRRWRRIQYLANEFWTRWRKEYVQILQTRTKWSSTRRNIQIGDVVIVKDDNLPRNQWHLGRVIDTYASEDGLVRSVRLAIGDSNLDKKGKRNGQLSTLERPIHKLVLLLENETGEDPTEEPY